From the genome of Silurus meridionalis isolate SWU-2019-XX chromosome 12, ASM1480568v1, whole genome shotgun sequence, one region includes:
- the LOC124394319 gene encoding olfactory receptor 2AT4-like, giving the protein MHKASRMITLYKNSTSNIAEFVLQGFTGIPAEYHGLVGFIFLLIYLMLAFGNIFILVFVACEKSLQKPTYIIFCNLALSDLGFGTTILPRIMAKYWMSEIISIKACFTQFHENKSNKEGRYKTFLTCTPQLFIISMYYLPRSFVYVAFILGYRFETNLNIALILMYGLFPALINPLIYCFRTKEIKDTIMRKIYQRKVRLNQKLYLSKYKKNIFFGLIDQNEKTSFRGA; this is encoded by the exons ATGCACAAAGCCTCTAGA atgataACATTGTACAAAAACAGCACAAGCAATATTGCTGAATTTGTCCTCCAAGGATTTACAGGAATTCCTGCTGAGTATCATGGATTGGTAGGATTCATTTTCCTCCTGATTTATCTGATGCTGGCATTTGGGAACATTTTCATCCTTGTATTTGTGGCATGTGAAAAAAGTCTGCAGAAGCCAACATATATTATCTTCTGTAACCTTGCACTATCAGATCTTGGATTTGGAACTACAATTCTGCCCAGAATCATGGCTAAATACTGGATGTCTGAGATCATATCAATCAAAGCCTGTTTTACAcaatt tcatgaaaataaatcaaataaagagGGAcgatataaaacatttttaacatgtaCTCCACAGCTGTTCATCATCTCCATGTACTATCTCCCTAGAAGTTTTGTTTatgttgcatttattttggGGTATCGTTTTGAAACAAACCTCAATATTGCATTGATATTAATGTACGGTCTTTTCCCTGCCCTCATCAATCCACTTATATACTGCTTCAGgacaaaagaaattaaagacACAATAATGAGGAAAATTTATCAAAGAAAGGTAAGGCTAAatcaaaaattatatttatcaaaatataaaaaaaatatatttttcggCTTAATTGATCagaa TGAGAAGACCAGCTTCAGAGGAGCGTAG
- the LOC124394747 gene encoding olfactory receptor 2AT4-like: MTAFTSNIPDFVLQGFTGIPVEYYGLVGTFFFLIYLMLASGNIFILVFVACEKSLQKPTYIIFCNLALSDLGFGTTTLPRIIAKYWTSEIMSFNACFTQMYFVHYFGTCTSFFMAVMALDRFVAICNPLRYPVLITHSTIMILCSVLWIGALFLLGAITAHALSVPYCGQNVIRHCYCDYISISNLACADVTTIKTTSTSIAMTVLWGPLFYIIFSYVAIIISVMKISNKEGRYKTFLTCTPQLFIITLYYLPRSFVYLAFVIGYRFETNLNIALIMVYSIFPAIINPLIYCFRTKEIKDTLMRKIKQRQVRVK, from the exons ATGACAGCTTT CACGAGCAATATTCCTGATTTTGTCCTCCAAGGATTCACAGGAATTCCTGTTGAGTATTATGGATTAGTAGGaaccttcttcttcttgatTTATCTAATGCTGGCATCTGGGAACATTTTCATCCTTGTATTTGTTGCATGTGAAAAAAGTCTGCAGAAGCCAACTTATATCATCTTCTGTAACCTTGCACTATCAGATCTTGGATTTGGAACTACAACTCTGCCCAGAATCATTGCTAAGTACTGGACATCCGAGATCATGTCATTCAATGCttgttttacacaaatgtattttgttcattattttggGACATGCACATCATTTTTCATGGCAGTAATGGCCCTTGATCGATTTGTGGCCATATGTAACCCACTGAGATACCCAGTTCTGATTACACACTCTACTATTATGATTCTTTGTTCAGTTCTTTGGATAGGAGCCCTCTTTTTACTTGGTGCTATTACAGCACATGCCCTTAGTGTGCCTTACTGTGGCCAAAATGTTATACGTCACTGTTACTGTGACTATATTTCAATAAGTAACCTAGCATGTGCAGACGTAACAACCATAAAAACCACTAGTACTTCTATTGCTATGACAGTTTTGTGGGgtcctttattttatattatattttcttatGTGGCCATCATTATTTCAGTCATGAAAATCTCAAATAAAGAGGGACGATATAAAACCTTTTTAACATGTACTCCACAGCTGTTCATCATCACCTTGTACTATCTCCCCAGAAGTTTTGTGTATCTTGCATTTGTTATTGGATATCGTTTTGAAACAAATCTCAATATTGCATTGATAATGGTATACAGTATTTTCCCTGCCATCATCAATCCACTTATATACTGCTTTAGgacaaaagaaattaaagacacattaatgaggaaaataaagcaAAGACAAGTGAGGGTAAAATAG
- the LOC124394318 gene encoding uncharacterized protein LOC124394318: MADSERKSLVWTIKKGLLTLSADELFQIAKSLGPVPGVDRSRLAPMDEEACFDYISSFMHSKHLQESEDEGLAHLLELKEVVDVTIQSHVSDIQMCVKGNAVSHVPLSNLQVDITDEETQANVNVNPVDGETVEVDANAIHPLANTAINTHNSEIQKLLASYEELSKKITQYIPTSTLQSTLHSPAKSHLTSQNRDTLNTRRLGEYPTTVAHDKLVSLRELSYLHRREFKIQGGQIGDHGSDISYNNVCRQIEEGVKEQFSDAEIVKAVLRAIKPGISKICL, translated from the coding sequence ATGGCAGACAGTGAGAGGAAAAGCTTGGTGTGGACCATCAAGAAAGGCCTGCTCACCCTTTCTGCAGATGAACTGTTCCAGATTGCAAAGTCGCTGGGTCCTGTGCCAGGGGTGGACCGGTCTCGTTTGGCACCTATGGATGAGGAGGCTTGTTTCGACTACATCAGCAGTTTCATGCACAGTAAGCACTTGCAAGAGTCTGAGGATGAAGGCCTAGCTCACTTATTAGAGTTGAAAGAGGTAGTTGATGTAACTATTCAGAGTCATGTGTCtgacatacaaatgtgtgtaaaaggtAATGCTGTCTCACATGTTCCACTGTCAAACTTACAAGTTGATATCACTGATGAGGAAACTCAAgctaatgttaatgtaaatccAGTTGATGGTGAGACTGTTGAAGTTGATGCTAATGCAATACACCCTTTAGCAAACACAGCTatcaacacacacaactcagaaatacagaaattacTGGCTAGCTATGAGGAACTTAGTAAGAAGATCACACAGTACATACCCACCTCCACTCTGCAGTCCACACTCCATTCACCTGCAAAGTCACATCTCACATCACAGAATAGGGACACATTGAACACTAGGCGTTTGGGTGAATATCCCACAACTGTTGCTCATGACAAGTTGGTCTCCTTAAGAGAGTTGTCCTATCTACATCGTAGAGAGTTCAAGATTCAGGGTGGTCAGATTGGAGATCATGGTTCAGACATCAGTTATAACAATGTTTGCCGCCAGATTGAAGAAGGGGTAAAGGAGCAATTTAGTGATGCAGAAATTGTTAAAGCTGTCCTCAGGGCAATAAAACCTGGAATTTCAAAGATATGCTTATGA